The Tripterygium wilfordii isolate XIE 37 chromosome 5, ASM1340144v1, whole genome shotgun sequence genome window below encodes:
- the LOC119998685 gene encoding histone-lysine N-methyltransferase, H3 lysine-9 specific SUVH1-like, giving the protein MEQFQGQNSTPPSGSIDKSRVLEIKPLRCLVPIFPSQPNSTSFNTPQGAAPFVCSSPSGPFPPGAAPFYPFFGVPGSQGPHGHNPQTTPSQTPPFRFNTPVSDAVPINSFRAGDTTPSRKVTRRNAKSQPQDGVAGEADTDAEGVNTRLRKKGSMDPEVDNILTSLNIITLDPARQNDGDKDSVEYALLIFDLLRRKIAQIEDSKGSSPGIIKRPDLKAGTILMTKNSRTNATKRMGSVPGVEIGDIFFFRFELCLVGLHSPSMAGIDYLRVNLEEEPVAVSIVSSGGYEDDVEDGNVLIYSGQGGNLNIDQKLERGNLALKNSLERGKEVRVIRGVKDVANPSGKVYVYDGLYKVEESWVEKGKGGCNVFKFKLIRLRGQPEAFTMWKLIQQWKDAISSRIGVILPDLTSGAESLPVSLVNDVDSEKGPEYFTYVPTIKYSKEANSTDFSSGCACAGGCLPGNQNCDCIQKNGGYLPYVANGVVANAGQLIYECGPSCLCPPNCKNRVSQGGLKVRLEVFRTKDKGWGLRSWDPIRGGAYICEYAGEAIDNSNIEALDRDMDDYLFDATRSCPPILPSDSSEDMKMPFPLAINAKNVGNVARFMNHSCSPNVIWQPVLRTNNKEPDLHVVFHAIRHIPPMTELTYDYGMLPPEKMGRRKKLCLCGSSKCRGFFAI; this is encoded by the coding sequence ATGGAACAATTCCAAGGGCAAAACTCAACTCCTCCGTCCGGGTCGATTGATAAATCCAGGGTTTTGGAAATAAAGCCATTGCGGTGTCTAGTTCCAATTTTCCCCTCTCAACCAAATTCTACGTCATTCAATACCCCTCAGGGTGCTGCCCCCTTTGTTTGTTCAAGCCCATCTGGTCCTTTCCCTCCCGGGGCTGCACCTTTCTACCCGTTTTTTGGTGTTCCGGGGTCTCAAGGGCCCCATGGACACAATCCTCAAACTACACCCAGTCAAACTCCACCTTTTCGCTTCAACACACCAGTGTCGGATGCAGTGCCCATCAATTCTTTTCGGGCTGGAGATACAACACCATCTAGGAAGGTTACCAGGAGAAATGCTAAATCACAACCTCAAGATGGTGTTGCAGGGGAAGCTGATACAGATGCAGAGGGGGTAAACACTAGATTGCGGAAGAAGGGTTCTATGGATCCAGAAGTGGATAATATTCTCACATCTTTGAATATCATTACACTTGATCCAGCTAGGCAAAATGATGGTGACAAGGACTCAGTTGAATATGCACTACTGATATTTGATTTACTACGAAGGAAGATTGCACAGATTGAAGACTCGAAGGGATCATCACCTGGAATAATCAAACGCCCTGACCTAAAAGCTGGTACAATCTTGATGACAAAAAATAGTCGGACAAATGCTACGAAAAGAATGGGATCTGTGCCTGGAGTTGAAATTGgggatattttctttttcaggtTTGAGCTTTGCTTGGTGGGATTGCATTCACCATCAATGGCTGGAATTGATTATCTTAGGGTGAATCTAGAAGAAGAGCCTGTAGCTGTCAGCATTGTTTCATCTGGAGGATATGAGGATGATGTAGAGGATGGGAATGTTTTAATATACAGTGGTCAAGGTGGGAATCTAAATATAGATCAGAAGCTTGAAAGGGGTAATCTTGCTTTGAAGAATAGCTTGGAAAGGGGTAAAGAAGTAAGAGTAATCAGGGGTGTGAAGGATGTAGCAAATCCTTCTGGGAAAGTTTATGTCTACGATGGTCTTTATAAAGTTGAGGAGTCATGGgttgaaaaaggaaaaggtgGTTGCAATGTGTTTAAGTTTAAATTAATTAGGCTCCGTGGCCAGCCTGAAGCATTCACGATGTGGAAATTGATTCAGCAATGGAAAGATGCCATCTCTTCAAGAATTGGGGTTATACTGCCTGATCTTACTTCTGGGGCAGAGAGTTTACCTGTTTCTCTGGTTAATGATGTTGATAGTGAGAAGGGCCCAGAATACTTCACATATGTTCCCACTATCAAGTATTCAAAAGAAGCAAATTCAACAGATTTTTCTAGTGGCTGTGCCTGTGCTGGTGGTTGTCTGCCTGGTAATCAGAACTGTGATTGCATTCAGAAAAATGGAGGCTATCTTCCGTATGTTGCAAACGGGGTTGTTGCAAATGCTGGGCAATTAATTTATGAGTGTGGACCTTCCTGTCTGTGCCCTCCTAATTGCAAGAATCGAGTATCCCAAGGAGGCTTGAAAGTTCGCTTAGAAGTTTTTAGAACTAAGGATAAGGGTTGGGGTTTGCGGTCCTGGGACCCCATCCGAGGCGGAGCTTATATATGTGAATATGCAGGGGAAGCCATTGATAATTCTAACATAGAGGCGCTAGACAGGGACATGGATGATTACCTTTTTGATGCTACCCGCTCTTGTCCTCCAATCCTTCCCAGTGATTCCAGTGAGGATATGAAGATGCCATTTCCTTTAGCTATTAATGCGAAGAATGTTGGGAATGTAGCTCGTTTTATGAACCACAGTTGCTCTCCAAATGTAATCTGGCAGCCGGTTTTACGCACAAACAATAAGGAGCCCGATCTCCATGTTGTGTTTCATGCCATTAGACACATCCCTCCAATGACTGAGTTAACCTATGATTATGGCATGCTCCCACCTGAAAAAATGGGCAGGAGGAAGAAACTTTGCTTATGCGGGTCTTCAAAGTGCAGaggattttttgcaatttga